In the bacterium genome, CTGAAGTTTTGAAGCTTGGTGGAACAATGATAATTACTTCAGATCATGGTAATGTTGAAGAAATGATAAATAAAGTCACTGGGGATATAGATACTCAACATTCAATAAATCCAGTCCCATTCATCTTTATAAAAAACGGTGAAAATCCTAGAGAAATTAGATTTGGTAGACTTGCAGATATTTCTCCGACTATTTTGAATCTTCTTCAAATACCTGTCCCACATGATATGACTGGAAGAGATTTGCTTAGCTAGAGAAAATTATATACATTCTTCAGAATACATATTTTGTAATATTTAAGCCTAGAAAATAGCTAAAAATTATTGAACTATTAGACACATTTTGTCATAATTTCTCAATGCCTATTGATATCTCAAATAAGTACTCTACTGATTTTTTACAAACTTTAGAAAAAGCATTTGAGCTTACTTACTTTCAAAATAGATTTGAAGTAACTATATGGGATTTTTGGAAAGTGATAATTGACCAGGAAAGCTATTTTACACTCTTTACTGAGATAAATTTGCCAACAGATACTATAGACAAGATAAAAACGCTACCCACTTCGATTGACCAGAATATTGCAAAGAAAAAGCCTGATACAAAGTCTATAAATACCTACAGAGTTCAAATTTCACATTCTTTGCACAAGTTGATACTACTAAGTTACATGATTTCTGTTCGTTTTGGCAGAGAATTTGTGAATATTGAGGACAGCATACTCGCTTTTCTGGAATATCCTGACTCAGAACATATATTTTATAAATTGAAAATTGATCAACGAGCATTGGAAAATGCTATCAATGCGAGAATTGGAGGAGGCATGAATCTTACTGAAGATACTACAACTCCAGTACTGAACAAATTTTCCACTGATTTAACAGCAAAAGCAAGGATAACTCCATTACACAAAGCCATTGGAAGAGATAGAGAAATTGCACAGTTGATTCGTGTTTTATCTAGAGAAAGCAAGTCAAATGCTATTCTAGTAGGAGAAGCAGGAGTCGGGAAGACAGCTATAGTTGAAACATTCGCTGAAATGGTAGTCAAAAATGAAATTCCAACAGCATTTCTTGATGCAAGGGTACTAAGTTTGAACCTATCATTATTGATGAGTGCAGCAATGAATCGGCAAGTTATCGACGATGTACTTACTACAATTTTGGATGAAGTCAAACTTGATCCAAACATTATTCTCTTTATTGATGAGATTCATCTTATCACGCAAGACTCGAATCAAAGTGAAACTAGTATTATTGCAAATATCTTGAAACCTGCTCTTGCAAGAGGTGAGATAAAAACCATTGGAGCAACAACTATGAGTGAATATAGGAAGTTTATTGAACCTGATGGAGCACTTGCTAGAAGATTTGAAGTAATCAAAGTTGAGGAACCAAATGTAGAAAACTCTATACTTATTTGCAAAGAGGTAAGGAAGAGATTGGAAAACTTTCATAAGTTGAAAATAAATGATGAAGCAATACAAAATGCTGTTGAATTATCAAAAAGATACATTACTGATAAATTTCTGCCAGATAAGGCTATTGACCTTCTAGATGAAGCATGTGCAGCTGAAGAATCAGGTTCGAGTGCTAAATCAGATGACAAAATAATCACTGCTGACGATGTAAGAAAAATACTATCAGAAAAAACGGGGATACCTATTCAAAAACTGAGTGCTGACGAAGCAAGTAAACTAATGGATTTGGAAGGACAACTGAGAGAACATGTAAAAGGACAAGATTTAGCAGTCTATAAAGTAGCAGAAGTTATACGCAGAAGTAGAGCTGGATTGAAAGATCCCAAAAAACCAATTGGTAGCTTTCTTTTTCTGGGTCCGTCTGGAGTTGGTAAGACCGAGCTGGCCAAAGCTATCACCAAAATTGTTTATGACACAGAGAAAGCGATGATTAGGGTAGATATGAGCGAATTTAGCGAAAGTCATACTGTACAAAGGTTAGTTGGAGCACCCCCTGGTTATGTCGGTTATGAAGAGGGTGGCCAGCTTACCAATCCTGTTTTTGAAAGACCATATAGTTTGGTATTGTTAGATGAAATTGAAAAGGCAAATGCAAAAGTCTTTGATGTATTTCTACAAGTCCTTGATGATGGACGACTTACAGATGGTCAAGGAAGAACTGTCGACTTTAAAAACACAATTATAATCGCAACAAGTAACCTAGCTTCAGATATTATTACTCAATATTTTTCACAATCTATGAATCAATATCAAACTGCTTCTATAGAAGAAAGTGAACAAATGATCAATAATTTGTACGAGTCCTATGTATTACCTGTTTTAAAACAAAGCTTTAGACCAGAATTCATCAATAGATTTGATAATGTCGTTATATTCAATGGACTTACTATTGATGCACTGAAACATATAGGACAGCTTAAGGTCAAAGAAATTGAAGATAGACTGAAGGATAGAAATATCACTATAAATCTGAAACCACAAACTTTGGATGCCTTAGTTGCAAAATCATATTCTCCACAATTTGGTGCAAGACCTTTAGTTCGGGCCTTGCAGGAAAAAGTTGAGAACTTTATAGCAAAAGGTATAATTGATGCAAGCATCAAAGATGGAGACAGAGTCGAAATCTAATATAGATGAAATAATTAACGGTTATTTATTATGCAGAGAAGAAAAAATACAAATCGATCTATTTATCGACTTGAATTAATCATGGAATATCTTGCGAGATATTTAAGGTGTTAAGAAATACAATATAATATAACATCAGGGATAAAAGGAAAATTGCTCGGCTCGCAATTTTCCTTTTATCCCTTGTTAAATGAGGGTGAACGAAACGAAGTGGAGTGAAAGCGCAGCGTCCCCTTGAGTTCAAGCCCGAGCCGTCTCTACACTTAGATTAATCATATCCACCATCAACTTTTAGAATACTTCCAGTAATATAATTAGCATCATCAGATGCAAAAAATAAAATCGCTTTTGCAATTTCTTCTGGTCTGGCAAATCTTTTCATATAGATTTTCTCTGTTTCTTCTTCAACAAAATTCTTTGGCAAATCTTTATTCATCTCGGTATCCACCCAACCTGGAGCAATGGAATTTACTTGAATTTTTGGAGCAAGTTCTTTTGCCAAATTCTTAGTCAAATTAATAATTCCTGCTTTTGAAGCGTCATAATCCGCAGCTTCAGGACTAAGAGTATTAATTCCATTTGTTGAAGAAATGTTAA is a window encoding:
- a CDS encoding ATP-dependent Clp protease ATP-binding subunit, with translation MPIDISNKYSTDFLQTLEKAFELTYFQNRFEVTIWDFWKVIIDQESYFTLFTEINLPTDTIDKIKTLPTSIDQNIAKKKPDTKSINTYRVQISHSLHKLILLSYMISVRFGREFVNIEDSILAFLEYPDSEHIFYKLKIDQRALENAINARIGGGMNLTEDTTTPVLNKFSTDLTAKARITPLHKAIGRDREIAQLIRVLSRESKSNAILVGEAGVGKTAIVETFAEMVVKNEIPTAFLDARVLSLNLSLLMSAAMNRQVIDDVLTTILDEVKLDPNIILFIDEIHLITQDSNQSETSIIANILKPALARGEIKTIGATTMSEYRKFIEPDGALARRFEVIKVEEPNVENSILICKEVRKRLENFHKLKINDEAIQNAVELSKRYITDKFLPDKAIDLLDEACAAEESGSSAKSDDKIITADDVRKILSEKTGIPIQKLSADEASKLMDLEGQLREHVKGQDLAVYKVAEVIRRSRAGLKDPKKPIGSFLFLGPSGVGKTELAKAITKIVYDTEKAMIRVDMSEFSESHTVQRLVGAPPGYVGYEEGGQLTNPVFERPYSLVLLDEIEKANAKVFDVFLQVLDDGRLTDGQGRTVDFKNTIIIATSNLASDIITQYFSQSMNQYQTASIEESEQMINNLYESYVLPVLKQSFRPEFINRFDNVVIFNGLTIDALKHIGQLKVKEIEDRLKDRNITINLKPQTLDALVAKSYSPQFGARPLVRALQEKVENFIAKGIIDASIKDGDRVEI